From the Candidatus Poribacteria bacterium genome, one window contains:
- a CDS encoding spondin domain-containing protein — MKRQIANLSKFFVILALFMLLVVQGVYGQSISIDPASVESPAAGEQLTLNINIAGGMNIFGYEVTVTFDSTALSYVSITNGDYLPAGAFAVPAVVTDASAKLAATALSGTADGDGTLATVTFTVVEVKSSAIGLEAVISDPTATPIAVMVEGSMVTGPAPAEPETPAEPETPAEPETPEMPEAVEFKVTLTNLTMGVPTQGGQIFSPPIFVTHGHGFSIGASGELASMQLGILAETGNNGPLAELAMGSDAVGSVHAFSTSTPEVVLPGASASAMVSASSDMGYLSLATMLVQTNDGIVLANSLPLFDEDGNPRSFTMDLISYDAGTEDNNELATHVPGPPFGGGERAPTADPIMAHPGIAGAADVGAAFGWTEPTATVAVEAMVEMPEPPTEPEPPTEPEPPTEPEPPTEPEIPTEPKSMFKMALAPGLNMISLPLMPAERYTASSFAEMIDATIVIKLDTAMQEFVGFTADQEGDGFAIEGGQGYIVNVPDGGMVTFTGTAWDNTMEDTAAAPGIELPSPTWAFVVSGDLLETEVGVSYTVVAKNHRTGEVATRLVSSNHGEFNTVWADLSRQSVIEAGDTLEVMLFDDMGNIVSGPFIHKVGVEDLRKAYLSLSLTVGDMHPARTILGQNFPNPFNPETWIPYQLEKSADVALQIYDTSGSIVRTIDLGFKQQGFYMTRSTAAYWDGRNNMGEQVASGVYFYSLQTPDFSATRKMLILK; from the coding sequence GTGAAACGTCAGATTGCCAATCTAAGTAAGTTTTTTGTCATTTTAGCTTTATTTATGTTACTTGTAGTTCAAGGTGTTTATGGTCAATCGATCTCAATAGACCCAGCATCGGTTGAATCTCCAGCGGCTGGCGAGCAGTTGACGCTCAATATCAATATCGCGGGCGGAATGAATATCTTTGGCTATGAGGTGACCGTGACATTTGATTCAACCGCGCTCTCGTATGTCAGCATCACGAATGGTGATTACCTGCCCGCCGGTGCGTTTGCCGTGCCCGCGGTTGTTACCGATGCGAGTGCGAAACTCGCTGCAACCGCTCTTAGTGGTACAGCAGATGGGGATGGCACACTTGCCACCGTGACATTTACAGTTGTCGAAGTCAAGAGTTCGGCAATTGGGCTGGAAGCGGTTATTTCCGATCCAACAGCGACTCCGATAGCTGTGATGGTCGAAGGTAGTATGGTTACCGGACCTGCGCCTGCGGAACCTGAGACCCCCGCAGAACCTGAGACCCCCGCAGAACCAGAAACGCCTGAAATGCCCGAGGCTGTTGAGTTTAAGGTAACACTAACAAACCTCACTATGGGTGTTCCGACTCAAGGCGGTCAGATTTTTTCGCCGCCGATTTTTGTGACACACGGTCATGGATTTTCAATCGGTGCATCAGGTGAGCTAGCCAGTATGCAACTTGGCATATTGGCGGAAACGGGCAACAATGGTCCGCTCGCTGAATTGGCTATGGGGTCAGACGCAGTGGGTAGTGTCCATGCGTTTTCCACTTCTACGCCAGAGGTAGTGCTCCCCGGTGCGTCCGCTTCAGCGATGGTCAGTGCTAGCTCCGATATGGGGTATCTCTCATTGGCGACGATGCTTGTGCAAACCAACGACGGCATTGTTCTCGCAAACAGTTTGCCGCTCTTCGACGAAGATGGCAATCCACGCTCGTTCACAATGGATCTAATATCCTATGACGCGGGTACGGAAGATAACAACGAGTTGGCGACGCATGTTCCGGGACCCCCATTTGGTGGTGGTGAACGTGCACCAACTGCAGACCCCATTATGGCTCATCCCGGCATCGCTGGTGCCGCTGATGTAGGAGCTGCGTTCGGTTGGACAGAGCCTACCGCAACCGTGGCTGTTGAAGCGATGGTTGAGATGCCCGAACCGCCTACAGAACCTGAACCGCCTACAGAACCTGAACCGCCCACGGAGCCTGAACCACCCACGGAGCCTGAGATCCCTACAGAGCCTAAGAGTATGTTTAAAATGGCGTTGGCGCCTGGGTTAAACATGATTTCTTTGCCTCTGATGCCGGCGGAACGTTATACGGCGAGTTCGTTTGCTGAGATGATTGATGCAACTATAGTGATTAAGCTGGACACGGCGATGCAGGAATTTGTCGGGTTCACCGCAGACCAAGAGGGTGATGGCTTCGCGATCGAAGGCGGTCAGGGATACATCGTCAACGTCCCCGATGGTGGTATGGTTACCTTTACAGGAACGGCGTGGGATAACACGATGGAAGATACCGCAGCCGCGCCGGGTATCGAACTTCCGAGTCCGACATGGGCGTTTGTTGTTAGTGGTGATTTGCTAGAAACTGAGGTTGGTGTGTCCTACACGGTTGTTGCGAAGAATCATCGCACCGGTGAAGTTGCAACAAGACTGGTTTCGAGCAACCACGGGGAGTTCAACACAGTCTGGGCAGATCTGTCACGACAGAGCGTCATTGAAGCTGGCGATACGCTAGAGGTTATGCTATTCGATGATATGGGAAATATCGTTTCAGGTCCCTTCATACATAAAGTTGGGGTTGAAGACCTTCGGAAGGCTTACCTGAGTTTATCGTTGACTGTTGGCGATATGCATCCGGCAAGGACGATATTGGGACAAAACTTCCCGAATCCGTTCAACCCTGAAACGTGGATTCCGTACCAGCTTGAGAAATCAGCAGATGTCGCTCTCCAGATTTACGACACGTCTGGTAGTATTGTACGAACTATCGATCTCGGCTTTAAGCAACAAGGGTTCTATATGACGCGTTCGACAGCGGCGTACTGGGATGGTCGCAACAACATGGGTGAGCAGGTTGCCTCAGGGGTTTACTTCTACAGTCTGCAGACCCCCGACTTTTCGGCGACACGGAAGATGCTGATTTTGAAGTAG
- a CDS encoding 3-hydroxyacyl-CoA dehydrogenase family protein, with protein MTLDEIQQIAVIGAGLMGHGIAQEFAFAGYQVHLHDVSQTQVDAGIERIRDNLQVFVENDLAKPDQIDETLNRIHGSDQLEVVGSEADFVIEAVIENLPLKQEVFRQLDQICPPRTILASNTTAQMPSQIGAFTQRQDKILNTHYFNPPYLIPLVELIRSPKTSDETLQVAYDLMVKIGKTPAIIQKEVPGFVGPRLQAAVIREAFSIVERGIATAEDVDLVVRNSFGRRLSVAGPFQVFELAGWDLVLAAFEELYKDLNSSSEINPLLREMVEGDKLGVKSGEGFYEWTSERINEIRDRMNRTLIGRMKEDVKREA; from the coding sequence ATGACACTTGATGAAATTCAGCAGATTGCTGTGATTGGGGCGGGTTTGATGGGCCATGGGATCGCCCAAGAATTTGCGTTTGCCGGCTATCAGGTTCACCTGCACGATGTGAGCCAAACGCAGGTGGACGCTGGAATAGAGCGGATACGAGACAACCTTCAGGTATTTGTGGAAAATGACCTTGCCAAACCGGATCAGATCGATGAGACGCTCAATCGGATTCATGGGTCAGACCAGCTTGAAGTCGTTGGGAGTGAGGCGGATTTTGTCATTGAAGCGGTGATTGAGAATCTGCCACTCAAGCAGGAGGTGTTCCGCCAACTGGATCAGATCTGCCCACCGCGCACGATTCTTGCCAGCAACACGACAGCACAGATGCCTTCGCAGATTGGTGCGTTTACCCAACGCCAAGATAAGATTTTGAACACCCACTATTTTAATCCGCCCTATCTCATCCCGCTCGTTGAGCTGATTCGTAGTCCGAAGACCTCGGACGAGACGTTACAGGTGGCGTATGATCTGATGGTGAAGATTGGGAAGACACCGGCAATTATCCAGAAGGAGGTTCCCGGTTTTGTGGGGCCCCGTCTACAAGCTGCGGTGATCCGCGAAGCGTTCTCAATCGTTGAGCGGGGCATCGCCACTGCGGAGGATGTCGATCTGGTGGTCCGTAACAGCTTTGGACGTCGTTTGAGTGTTGCGGGACCGTTTCAGGTGTTTGAGCTGGCGGGGTGGGATCTCGTCCTTGCAGCGTTTGAGGAGCTATACAAGGATCTCAATAGTTCGTCCGAGATTAACCCGCTCCTTCGCGAAATGGTTGAGGGTGACAAACTCGGTGTCAAGTCGGGAGAGGGGTTCTACGAGTGGACGTCCGAAAGGATTAATGAGATTCGCGACAGGATGAACCGGACGTTGATTGGTCGGATGAAGGAAGACGTAAAACGTGAAGCGTGA
- a CDS encoding phytanoyl-CoA dioxygenase family protein, whose translation MILTMNQIEMELGGKYLGWLREANELLGDREALKARLEEDGYLLIRGLHDPEKVKATRRFLLEKLDENEQLNRAYPLLEGVPAEGKRGMFMGGNKAVTHEPPFLNLVESPEIMDFCEAFYDAPVITYDYKWLRVVGPGGFTGAHYDIVYMGRGTQQLVTCWTPIGDVPLEMGPLVVLVGSHRFEILKETYGKMDVDRDHVTGSFSYDPIELADRYGGQWGTSSFEMGDVLIFSMFTMHGSLDNTTHRFRLSTDTRYQRADEPVDERWIGDDPIAHYAWTKGETVPMEEMRKRWGV comes from the coding sequence ATGATTCTAACGATGAATCAGATAGAGATGGAATTAGGTGGAAAGTATCTCGGTTGGTTGCGTGAAGCGAACGAGCTGCTCGGTGACCGCGAGGCACTTAAGGCGCGGTTAGAAGAGGACGGTTATCTGCTGATTCGCGGCTTGCACGACCCGGAGAAGGTCAAGGCAACCCGTCGATTTCTCCTCGAAAAATTGGACGAAAATGAGCAACTCAATCGAGCGTATCCGCTATTGGAGGGCGTGCCAGCAGAGGGCAAGCGCGGAATGTTTATGGGTGGCAACAAAGCGGTGACCCATGAACCTCCATTTCTGAATCTGGTTGAATCGCCGGAGATCATGGACTTTTGTGAAGCTTTCTACGATGCGCCGGTCATCACCTACGATTATAAATGGTTGCGTGTGGTTGGTCCGGGAGGGTTCACCGGTGCACACTATGATATCGTCTACATGGGACGTGGTACGCAACAACTCGTTACCTGTTGGACGCCGATCGGCGATGTACCGCTCGAAATGGGTCCGTTGGTGGTTCTCGTCGGCTCCCACCGTTTTGAGATACTCAAGGAGACTTACGGCAAGATGGACGTTGATCGTGATCATGTGACCGGTTCGTTTTCGTATGACCCTATCGAATTGGCGGATCGCTACGGTGGGCAGTGGGGTACGAGTTCGTTTGAGATGGGGGATGTGCTTATCTTCAGTATGTTCACGATGCACGGGTCGTTAGATAACACAACCCACCGATTTCGTCTTAGCACCGACACGCGTTATCAACGCGCCGACGAACCTGTGGATGAACGTTGGATTGGAGATGATCCGATCGCGCATTATGCTTGGACGAAGGGCGAAACGGTGCCGATGGAGGAGATGCGAAAACGGTGGGGTGTTTGA
- a CDS encoding arylsulfatase, with product MNEEKKPNILLILNDDMGYSDLGCYGGEIHSPNLDRLARGGLRFTQFYNTARCCPSRASMLTGLHPHQTGVGHMMMDDGLEGYRGDLNDRCVTIAETLKPAGYRTYMSGKWHISRHTDPEGPKHSWPLQRGFDRYFGIITGAANYWKPNTLTRDNEHIPHDELPEGFFLTDAISDEASAFIRGHAEETSDQPFFTYVAYTSPHWPLHAHDEDIARYEERFAAGWDQLREERLARMREMGILDEGWVLTDRDPTQPPWEEAEHKEWNQRRMEVYAAQIDRMDQGIGRILTALEETGQLDNTLILFLADNGGCAEELQGPANRVGKDGLIETETTHDGQPVYRGNDPSMMPGPETTYQSYGVPWANLSNTPFREYKHWVHEGGIATPLIVHWPDRIQTEGALRHQPGQLPDIMATCLEISGATYPDEHNGTPIYPLAGTSLTPVFDDENNAKEALIWEHEGNAAVRKGKWKLVCKYPGDWELYDIEIDRTECNDLSAQFPEQVEELSELYQAWADRCFVEPWSEILEGRKTEA from the coding sequence ATGAATGAAGAGAAAAAACCGAATATACTTCTAATATTAAACGATGATATGGGTTATTCAGATCTCGGTTGTTATGGTGGAGAGATCCACAGCCCGAATCTGGATCGACTTGCTCGTGGTGGATTGCGCTTCACACAGTTCTATAATACCGCCCGTTGTTGCCCTTCGCGTGCTTCGATGCTGACGGGGCTGCATCCACATCAGACGGGGGTTGGACACATGATGATGGACGACGGTTTAGAGGGGTATCGAGGCGATCTGAATGACCGCTGTGTCACTATTGCTGAAACCCTCAAACCCGCGGGGTATCGGACCTACATGAGCGGAAAGTGGCATATCTCACGGCACACCGATCCGGAGGGACCGAAACACAGTTGGCCCCTTCAGCGTGGCTTTGATCGTTATTTTGGCATTATCACAGGGGCGGCGAACTATTGGAAGCCGAACACGCTGACCCGCGATAACGAGCATATTCCGCATGACGAATTGCCCGAAGGCTTTTTTCTGACCGATGCTATCAGTGATGAGGCATCTGCGTTTATCCGGGGCCATGCCGAGGAGACTTCTGATCAGCCGTTCTTCACCTATGTCGCCTACACTTCGCCCCATTGGCCGCTCCACGCTCACGACGAAGACATCGCACGCTATGAGGAGCGTTTCGCGGCGGGATGGGATCAACTCCGCGAAGAACGGTTGGCGCGGATGCGGGAGATGGGAATCCTCGACGAAGGGTGGGTGTTGACAGATCGAGATCCGACGCAGCCGCCTTGGGAGGAAGCAGAGCACAAAGAATGGAATCAGCGGCGGATGGAGGTCTACGCGGCTCAGATTGATCGGATGGATCAGGGGATTGGTCGGATTCTGACGGCGTTGGAGGAGACGGGTCAATTGGATAACACGCTGATCCTTTTCCTAGCCGATAACGGTGGGTGTGCGGAGGAGCTTCAGGGACCTGCGAATCGCGTCGGGAAGGACGGCTTAATCGAGACCGAAACGACGCACGATGGGCAACCGGTGTATCGGGGGAACGATCCGAGCATGATGCCGGGACCGGAAACCACATATCAAAGCTATGGTGTTCCGTGGGCGAACCTTTCCAATACCCCGTTCCGCGAATACAAGCATTGGGTACATGAGGGTGGCATTGCGACGCCGCTTATCGTGCATTGGCCTGATCGGATTCAAACAGAAGGAGCGCTGCGCCATCAGCCGGGTCAACTCCCCGATATCATGGCGACTTGCCTTGAGATCTCTGGGGCAACCTATCCTGATGAGCATAACGGGACTCCAATCTATCCGTTGGCGGGGACTAGCCTCACGCCTGTCTTTGATGACGAAAATAACGCTAAAGAGGCACTCATTTGGGAACATGAGGGCAACGCAGCGGTGCGGAAAGGGAAGTGGAAGTTGGTGTGTAAGTACCCAGGGGATTGGGAACTTTACGACATTGAGATAGATCGCACCGAGTGCAACGATCTATCGGCGCAGTTTCCAGAACAGGTTGAGGAACTGAGCGAGTTGTATCAGGCGTGGGCGGACCGCTGTTTTGTTGAACCTTGGAGCGAGATTTTGGAAGGGCGAAAAACGGAGGCTTGA
- a CDS encoding DUF790 family protein, whose protein sequence is MLPLDLLRYRIQEDAVCPRYVNPQSRRYRAIAKDLIAIYAAHLNKTKGSLDSALADYEAADVNYHVTRGLAKLLEDRSEITIQSPIEPEILREKIFAYASKRHPVVTKRDRLHRNTRPKALAKIAEEFNISGEAVMEGMYADLEENRLLIGFDPPTAEWLLDRYNVALAQAMLYRASEMTIRIYRNIPTKYKLVFQFIKFFRLMHVVDGNHTDGYQIVLDGPASMFRLSQKYGIQMALFLPALLHCDRWWLDATIVMNQKDHLRFNLTDKAGLQSHYRDPGEFDSELERHFATQFDKIDTEWILERETDIINLKDTVMIPDFAFLHPDGRRALMEIVGFWTPDYLQKKMWKLKRAAMPNMIIAVSDQLNCSTEDFRDIPGEVLFFKTRIKPKDVLEKVEACAIPENDQVHP, encoded by the coding sequence ATGCTCCCACTCGACCTGCTCCGCTATCGAATTCAAGAAGACGCGGTTTGCCCCCGCTATGTGAACCCACAAAGCAGAAGGTATCGTGCAATCGCAAAGGATCTGATCGCGATTTACGCAGCACACCTCAACAAAACCAAAGGGTCACTCGATTCAGCACTAGCGGATTATGAGGCAGCTGACGTCAACTACCACGTCACGCGGGGGCTTGCCAAACTGCTCGAAGATCGATCGGAGATTACGATTCAATCCCCAATTGAGCCAGAGATACTTCGAGAAAAAATCTTCGCCTACGCCAGTAAACGCCATCCAGTTGTCACAAAAAGAGATAGGCTGCACCGAAATACACGTCCAAAGGCACTCGCGAAAATCGCTGAGGAGTTTAACATTTCGGGGGAGGCAGTGATGGAGGGCATGTATGCGGACCTAGAGGAGAACCGCCTCCTAATAGGGTTCGATCCACCAACCGCCGAGTGGCTGCTGGATCGGTATAACGTCGCACTCGCCCAAGCGATGCTCTACCGCGCCAGCGAAATGACAATCCGAATCTATCGCAACATCCCAACGAAATACAAGTTGGTGTTCCAATTCATCAAGTTTTTTAGGCTGATGCACGTCGTCGATGGGAACCATACCGACGGCTACCAAATCGTCCTCGACGGGCCCGCATCAATGTTTCGCCTATCTCAGAAGTACGGAATTCAGATGGCACTGTTCCTACCCGCGCTGTTACACTGCGACCGATGGTGGCTGGACGCAACAATCGTCATGAACCAAAAGGATCATCTCCGATTTAACCTCACCGACAAAGCTGGGCTACAATCCCACTATCGTGACCCCGGCGAGTTTGACAGCGAGCTAGAACGGCATTTCGCAACACAGTTCGATAAAATCGACACAGAGTGGATCCTTGAGCGCGAAACGGATATCATCAATCTCAAAGATACCGTCATGATTCCAGACTTCGCCTTCTTGCACCCCGATGGACGACGCGCCTTAATGGAAATCGTCGGCTTCTGGACGCCGGATTACCTCCAGAAAAAAATGTGGAAACTCAAACGCGCCGCTATGCCCAACATGATCATCGCTGTGTCAGATCAACTCAACTGTTCGACCGAAGATTTCCGAGACATCCCCGGCGAAGTGCTCTTTTTCAAAACGCGGATTAAGCCCAAAGACGTGCTGGAAAAAGTCGAAGCATGCGCTATTCCAGAGAACGATCAAGTACACCCGTAG